The nucleotide sequence aTGTAccaattgtttttttatataaaatataccCATTGTTTGTTATAcaaaaatgtactcattcttttcTATAAAACgtaccacttttttttttttgtataaaaggtaccaactttttgtatgtaaaatgtaccgtataaaaattaccaattttttgtatgtaaaatgtcAATAATATAAGTAATGACAAatcatgggttttatttaaatataatttatgTTAGTGACAAATCATGTCATCAAGATAAATTAtacttttttatataattataatttattttttactatttttaatcccacaaatctTGGATTTTATTTGAAATCTCATTAACATAATTAactacaaatatcaaattttaatttaaaattataataacttacatagaaatgcattattgcattaattttagggacttaaataaaaaactaaaaaccaataaGGTTTTAGTGAAAGAACTTTGATAAATAGAGACGGCATCTAAAGTCATCATTTTTTATATCATATATCATTTATAAGACTTGACCGGACGCAAAATACTTTTACACGAAAGTTTATGCATTCTTTCTTGCATACGTTTACACAATCCTTTTAGCATTTCTCGCTTATCAGCAATAGAGGATACAATGGGAAGACAAATGTGTTCAATTGTTCAATCAACCCAAGTATAAAATGTTAAAAAGAGAATATATTAATGGTTTCAAACGATGGCAAGAGCTATGATTTTACCTTCATTAAGTTCAGCCTAAAATGTTTGATGAAATGTCTTTGATTgagaataatattttaattcttttgatTGAGAATAATTCTGGTGAAAGTGACCGACCAAGTCATCTGTTGAACACCTCCAACATCCATAAGGCTTCTCATAATTTAGTCTCACCTGAACTGATGTTGATTCTATGCAGTATGAGAGCTGATCTACTCACATAGTGTAAAAGCTGCTCTAATAAGCGTGCCTATCTTGGAACCCATATCCTCTTCGTATCTGGGAAATCTGAGCCTAAAGATCAAATGATTAgggtcgttgaaatttgattcaccgactataattattataatttttagaggggTCTCTTGTTTGTAGTCATTAGATCAAATTAAATGGCCCGAATTATTTGATCCTTAGGCTTAGATTTCCCCAGATACGGAGAGGATCTCGGTTCCCTATCTTGAGCCAATCCTAGTAAATACATTGGGAATAGTGCAAAACGGAATACAAACTATGATATGGGCTACGTATATATAAGCCCATTCTCACATTCAAGCTCAAACCCAATGTGCCACATTTCACAAAAAGGTGTCAAAATTCTGctcatgcaaaaaaaaaaaaaaaaaaaaaaagtcaaaaatcaaaaaatcaaaatcaaaatcagaagaggttaaccATATCAGTCAACATAAAATAGCCATAAAAATTGAGGACCATAGAGAAAAAGTTGGATTTATCTTCCAATTACAGCAAATGGCGGGTAGAAAAACAGTTGTCCTATACGTTTAAACAATATTTACATGCAACACCAAAActacaactatatatatatatatatacaaaagagTAAACTGTCATTTAACCCCCTAAACTATCACGTGAGTTTCAATTTCCcccctaaactattttttcagcCAATTGACCCCCTAAACTATGTTAAAGTGGCCAATTAACCCCCTACCGTTAAGTATCTTTAACTCCATCCAATTTTCTGTTAGAAAGTGTCATGTGCTTGGCACATGACcacctttttacattttatgtctaaatctttacaaagaaaacatataaaacaaatattaaaaaaaaaaacatataaaccctaaacttaatcattcaaaataatagaaaaggtaaggttttttatattaacatcccataaaatgttgaatgcaccccatattaaaatttaatattaaatgacttatttactccactatgcaatgacaattttgaccatattaggtttaaaaaaaaaattataaatacacccaaaatcacttttagcgtattatttatcttctcaactatcaaaaccctctcatcctccattgttgaacaaaactctaaccaatgaaactacaaacatgttgattgagaaaaattgtttttgacgaatgaaacacgaaatcgatgtttttgaagcttcacatgaggtaagacttcacatttttcattgttttagtgatttcgatgacatcaataattatttaatcttgcgtttgttgcattatttttcaatatgaaccctaaaagatgaatatgaatatataagtttaaataatgcagcaaacgcaagattaaataattatcgatgtcatcgaaatcactaaaacaatgaaaaatgtgaagtcttacctcatgcaAAGCTTcagaaacatcgatttcgtgtttcattcgtcaaaaacaatttttctcaatcaacatgtttgtagtttcattggttaggattttgttcaacaatggaggatgagagggttttgatagttgagaagataaataatatgctaaaagtgatttggggtgtatttataaattttttttttaaaacctaataaggtcaaaattgtcattgcatagtggagtaaataagtcatttaatattaaattttaatacggtgtgcattcaacattttgtgggatgttaatataaaaagccttaccttttctattattttgaatgattaagtttagggtttgtatgttttttttttaatattgttttatatgttttctttgtaaagatttagacataaaatgtaaaaaggtgGTCATGTGCCAAGCACATGCCAATCACATGACACTTTCTAACAGAAAATTGGATGGAGTTAAAGATACTTAACGGTAGGGGGTTAATTGGCCACTTTAACATAGTTTAGGGGGTCAATTGGCTGAAAAaatagttcaggggggaaattgaaaCTCACGTGATAGTTTAGGGGGTTAAATGACAGTTTACTCATATACAAAATGTTACTATCAGTCGCGCGTGAGTGTTTGAAACATTTTCAACCGTTAATAAATGTGAGATCACGTTCATAGACAGACAAAAAATCATTTACTTGTCTATGCACGACTGATGTTAGCACTCTATCCCTATATATTAACAATGTGACAGATAAACGAGGAGAAAGAAACGGGCAGGGGGCACCCAAAATATGCGTTCAATCACCAAAAACACCAACCCAACAAACTAAATTTGACCCTCCTTTTTTATCCCAACGAATCAGCTGGACATTTTCCTCTATATACTTCATTGTCCTTCCTTCCTTCTGTCAGGAAGGGCAGAGACAGAGGCCAATTAATAAAGccctctcttttcttctccccATACAAACAAATtgtgtttttaatttgtttgtgtaCGTACGTACCCTACccctaattaaacaaacaccaACGATGGGATTCAAGCTCTACCTGATCGCCCTCATGGTGGTCTTGGCCATGGTGGCTAGGTCATCGGCCAAGGTCCTCGATGCCTCGTGGACTCTCAGCCACTTCGGCAATCACGATGATGAGTCGTTGCTCGACAGCGCCAACAGCAAAGTCGGTGACTTGATCGGAGAGGAGAATGAGATGATGATGGAGACAGAGAGCACTCGTAGGACACTCAGAGGCCGCGGCAGGAGGTACGTTGGCTATGGTGCCCTGAGACGCAATGCTGTTCCATGCGGACGCCGCGGTCGGTCCTACTACAACTGCCAAGGAAGGCAGAGGGCTAACCCTTACAAGCGCGGTTGCCAGTACATCACCCGCTGCGCCAGACGCTAAATCTGATCGATGATCGATTCTATCCAGTTAATTAACATGGCCATAAAGGGTACGTACGTACAAGGATATATAGCGAAGAGATAATGAAAGTGGGATCACTCATCGATCATCGCtatgatcatcatcatcatcatttatGCTTGTAAgatttatataattaatttcCTCCTTTGGTGttttaatttaaaagaaaaatattaagatGAATGTGTTTgtttatattcctattattattattaaggaagaaatgaaaataaagatatatatataattcggTACGtatgttttaaataaaatgaGGAATCaggatttcttttattttttttatttttttcttctggggCTTATTAATTTTCCAGTGTTCTTGGGAAtagcatgcatgcaaattaCGTAGAACCAATGAGGCCAATAGCCTTTGATAATTAATTGTATTGCATCCTTTTCCACATTGGCCTAGTTCTCCTCTGCTTACATCTGGAAATAGCATTGCTGCAGTTGTAAGGAAAATGAATTCTGccctctttttattttcttcctgcactttcttttctattttttgcgTTTAGATTGAGTTGATCGAATAAAATCAAAACACGAGGAGATGAgtgcaaaaaaaatgaaaaagcaaaaaTCAATTCCCTATTATAAATATATCTCTATTACCCCCTAGGAAACGATACAATCAGATTAATTAATGAGACTCACATATACCAACAAAATTcttatctttttgtttagtAAAATAAGATTTGTAGTCGGTAAATTTGCTATGCAATAAGCTGTCGATTAAGATAAAAGGACGTTCATGAAACTAAAAACAAAGGAGTGAGATCGAGAGTGCGTGGTGATGTCATCATGCAACTAAGAGTCGGCTAGGTGGCCTGACATTTGAGTAGTGCTTGGCTCGATCCCAATCCCAAGTCTAACCAATTAGTCTTGTAGTATatattattgaattgttattagcgatttaaaaatcttattttaaattttaatttttttgtatttagaaagaaaaatacattacaaaaagtgtaaaatgagatttttggagtgtcaataataaCATTTTCTTATATTATAATACACTTAAATATTACAACATATATAAAATAGATTGGGTTGAAAAATAATATGATGAATTGACCCAATGGATGAAGATGAAACTAGGCTAAAATAGTAGTGCTTGGCTCGAtcccaatcccaaactccactcGTTGACAATCCAATCTATTGCCCCAAGCTTGAATCTAGGTCAATGGTGGACAAAGTCGAATATTTTTAAAGACTCGTTTGAAAAAAGGTTTTATAATAAATACTAGCAGTGAGCACACATTTTGTGTGTATGAATAATCGTTCACCTCCTCCCACGTTCTCCTCAAGCGCAACAGCTTTAGTTCATTCAAACTATCAAAAAAACATCATGATTTCACTTacctatataaaaaaatgatggtggaacaatttctcttaataagtgcatatttttatcttatgtaaatattttgatactaaattaccattttgctctccttatgtaaatattgtgtatcaaaagtaagggcaaaatagaaaaattggggataaaattatcattttgtcaaaatatacaaaattactattttacccttCTGATATCAACTGTCTGtattcaaaagtgagggcaaaaagttgacaagccCTCTTCTCTTAATGGAATAGATTTATTATGCGTTATGtactaaaagtgcttttataCAAACACTCAATTTGTATTGGGTGTTATTCTTAAGAAAAGCTTGaagtgttaaaaaaaacaaacatttagattCTAGTTGCCATTAAGTGCTTCGACACCTAGAACtacttttaaatattttatgtcAAACGTACACAAAAACGCTTTCAATTTAATTAGAAAACACTTAACTTTTTTTATAATCATTTTCCGTCTTAAAAATATTCATGGGATCGTCGGCATGGCATGGTTGGTGTTTCAAGGACCTTAGTgttagtataatattaactaatAGATACaagtgttttttattaaaattgaagTGAGATGATGGATATTGATTGAAGAGAGGAAAGACCGAATGAGTTTCCAAAAAGTGCGCACATGGAAAGTTTCAAATCCGCAATCAATCCCTCAACAATACTAGCAAAAGTGCCAAACAAAGCAATCTACAAAAATATCGCCCGCAAAAGCAAgcaaagcaaacaaacaaaaagcacAAGAGGCCAAGCAGTCTCTTGTTAACCTGCACAACACTCGCCATGTTTTCTGGCTTTCCCGTTTTGATCACAAGTCCCAcattcctcctcctccaccactTTCACTATCTCATGCCCGGACCCCATTACACGCGGTTTTTGGTCTTCTTTTTTAGTAAAAAAGCACACCTGAAAACAAACATTGTTAGATTTCAACCAAGGCAGGCAACCGCATGGATCGGAGCCGTCATCTCCGTCCCGACGGGGTCATCGCCCCAAGCATTTGGTACCCAAGATTTGGGGCCTATTGTTTCACTCTTCAAGCATTTGGTACCCAAGATTTGGGGCCTATTGTTTCACTCTTCAAGCATTTGGAATGTATAAATTTGGTTCCCAAATCTCCCTCTAACTAACTCTTCATGTCATATCCTGACTCCGttgtaacacgatattgtccgttttgggccacgccctcacagATTTGTTCCTGGACAAGAGAACCTCACTACCCAAAACGCGTCATGCTACGAAGAAaggggcatgtacatataaggctagGGACCAACCCTCACCCCGCCGATGTAGGATACTACACTTCAACCCACTCCTCTTCTCCCACCAACCACTCAATTTCAAACCATCTGAAAAAAAAGGCCTAATTCATGCTTCcaatcacccaaaaaaaaaaaaaaaaaactctaaacAAATTGATCAAATAATTGCAAAAATGATTGGCTAGGTAAAACCCATTCGTGCGCCAAATCAACACACTAACAGTGACGGAAAGTTAACCGAATGACCaaattaagggctggtttggtattgctgtgctttgaaaaaaaaagctgctgtgagaataagcggctgtgaaataaatcagcagagtgtttggtaaacttttttgtaaaagtgcttttggaaaaaaaagcagtctcatagtgggtcttttcattaaaggagcactgtagctccgtgtgctttgaaaaaaaaaaccagttttccaaagctgcaaatagcagctttagctttttcctttgatttcagcttattctcacaacagcttccaaaataagcctttttttttcagtttaccaaacacctaaaaccctcacagtttttttttcatgggtgcttttttttaagcaacTCACTCCCAAATCACTCCTAACTTGCAGAAGTTGTTTTTAAAGACCAAATTGATGAATTTCCTAtttcataaattattttgattGAAATATCCAATTTCAGAGACCAGCTGATAAAAACGTAAATAAGACACTGTGCACACAGTATGCAGGCTGCCCTAGTTTGCTTGGCATCTTCATCTCACTgagaaaaacaacaaaagagtTATGATTCCTTGCCCATTCTTCTACTCTTTCTTTGACAGCTATCCCTAAGCTCTTTTACCCTATTTTACTCTAAGGTAGTACaattcacacatttttttttttgttctttgattttcttcaattcgttTGATTCAACGATCAAAATTTGACAAAAGttataagaaataaaaataagtgtAAATAACATGACCCTTTACTCAATCAATCCTCCTATTAATCTCCACTTCTTCTCACACGGtcacaattaatgtcaaaaggTTTTGGAAGTAAAATTAGATCTCGCTATTTACTTCCCCATttattgaagaaaatagagttgGCAGAGACCATATCAGAATTCAGAACAGCATAATTCAACCTCTCATGCAGTGCATGGTGATTCATAATTCCATTGAATTTAATTCACACCCCCACATTTTGACTTATTCACTCCCAattcaaattctaaatatttttccttCCTCGCAAATTGTTAGGCTAGTTAATTAGGGCAAAGTATCCACCTCTGTACTGCAATTCGAATTCTCCTCTCgtaattaaaaaataaggaaaagtaacgaaaagtctaaaaaaaacttctcttttaacgaaaaatcatttttaaaggtatagtgaataatGCCAGTTAaagataaaaatgtgatttttcgttaaaagtgaataataccgaaagtgttttgttaaaaaccCCATACAAAGGTCGAGTGTGCTTCGTCAGCTCTGTGGTTTGGTGTGTACTCCCCGCTTTCTTGCTATCTTCTCGTCCAGTTGCTTGCTCCATGTTCCTTATTTTACCGCCAAAGCGTCTCCCTTTCATGTAAGTTTCTattgtattttaaaatatatatgattttattaaaacaaaaatctacTTTTTTCACCCAATTGGCCTAATATCCATATAAAAATTGGAACacaaaactaaaaactgaaaatttctCTCCTCCTTTACTTTCTCATCATCCAAACAAGCATTAGGAAATAAGTTGAAGTAAATTCGAAGAGAAATGATTCAAAGAGACTCTCTCAAAGGAGACACTTCATAAACTTTACGTCACTGCACactttaacgttaatttttgcgacaataatataaaatattgtgatAAAAACAATTTAGGAgatccttagcatttctcataaaAAAGGAGAGGCatacattagaattttcaattgATTAAAGGCTCTCTCTTCATTTCTCTGCAAATATTCCATTACAATTTACCTTCCCTCATCATCATAATAATCAATGTCAACATTAATAACACattaaaattacacaaaactaaaaattaaaaaaagaaaagaagagaaaagtcACGTTTAAttcaagaagatgatgaaccTGAAGCAGCTCTCGGCGACGTCGTCGGGAACAGAGGCAGCAGTCGGGGCTCAGATTCCCGCGGCGTCGTGCTCGGCGACGGGTGAAAGTAAAAACCCTTTTCTTTAATAGCCTTCTCTTCCGCCTCCCTGTTCAAATTCGAACACCCATTTGGGTTCGGGCCGTAACTCGGCGTCCCGGACCGGTCAAACGGGTCGGGTATCAGCGGCGTGACAGGGCTGAGAACCAGAGCAGGAAAAT is from Malus sylvestris chromosome 5, drMalSylv7.2, whole genome shotgun sequence and encodes:
- the LOC126622324 gene encoding protein RALF-like 19, coding for MGFKLYLIALMVVLAMVARSSAKVLDASWTLSHFGNHDDESLLDSANSKVGDLIGEENEMMMETESTRRTLRGRGRRYVGYGALRRNAVPCGRRGRSYYNCQGRQRANPYKRGCQYITRCARR